The Streptomyces sp. CC0208 genome window below encodes:
- a CDS encoding NACHT domain-containing protein — protein sequence MEPVSIGARLASSVVGPLVKKLFVVDGAGAGLVDRPVRVSQLVSFRGEKRTLSDSDLRKVAEELVDRAAQSTGVSERLANYEQRAVVNAVTHSLSSLGHIDMDDVQAVRLGYLELSRLLRSSNQAATIGLSSDAVLLHANVVDTACLHILHFFTTRSTFVPRTLVEQSRRIEEISSKIDVLILRNPSPADGGFEERYARYISKKHGKLTIFGLDLSESSASWPLEAAYLSLEATETAVGEVPLILPAEKVLAGRHRVLLRGVAGSGKTTLVQWLAVSAVRNDLDERLLYLHGLVPFVLPLRSLTRAGARLPAPDEFLAAIGCPIAHAQPTGWYDRVLTAGRGLMLVDGIDEMPEEEREEARNWLKDLIGSYPKNHWLVTSRPSAVREHWLADEGFSELDLSPMSRDDVAAFIKRWHKAAGSADAYGKELLYAIRSKQELARLATNPLMCALICALHRDRRGYLPDGRKELYDAALSMLLSRRDRERGVYKVGDMRIGETHQVQLIQKLAYWLIRNGRSEMDKRDVLDLLSQALTAMPRVAEQGTVNQIYQHLLVRSGLLIEPVEGTMQFIHRTFQDYLGARAAVESLDFDFLGGNAHLDQWEDVIRMAVAHARPAERTRLLTSLVERGDSSADIRHRLHLLAAACLDDATELDPYVRIEVQQRAEMLIPPRSFAQARGLADVGPVVLELLQGPEGLTLDGAFFTVLAAVRVGTDAAISVLTRFRSADDLRVRTELALAWSRFDTDRYAEEVIAHLKEEGFYFVVSSSRELQALRRFGGRPLVKVVSPISPEEIKRYCVADRLVGLCIAADLRCSWDWLDKFPRLTQLTLETSLPEIDVSSLRQVFSLRTLQLPVGTRVVGAERLSPGLEIKIGAD from the coding sequence ATGGAACCGGTGAGCATTGGGGCTCGACTCGCATCGAGCGTCGTTGGCCCGTTGGTGAAGAAGCTGTTTGTGGTGGACGGGGCCGGTGCGGGGCTGGTTGATCGCCCGGTGCGCGTCTCCCAACTAGTTTCGTTCCGGGGAGAGAAGCGGACTCTCTCGGACTCTGATCTCCGCAAGGTCGCAGAAGAGTTGGTGGATCGCGCGGCGCAGTCGACCGGAGTGTCGGAGCGCCTTGCTAATTACGAGCAACGCGCAGTGGTGAACGCCGTAACACACTCACTCAGTTCCCTGGGGCATATTGACATGGACGATGTCCAAGCCGTCCGGCTCGGCTATCTGGAACTATCTCGACTCCTGCGGTCGAGCAACCAGGCAGCCACAATTGGCCTCTCAAGCGATGCAGTGTTACTGCACGCAAATGTTGTAGATACAGCATGCTTGCACATCTTGCACTTCTTCACTACGAGATCCACCTTCGTGCCGCGCACGTTAGTCGAACAAAGTCGCAGGATCGAAGAAATCTCTTCGAAGATCGATGTACTTATTCTGCGGAATCCCTCCCCGGCGGACGGCGGTTTCGAAGAACGATACGCTCGCTACATCTCTAAAAAGCATGGCAAGTTAACCATTTTCGGCCTTGATCTGTCCGAATCTTCGGCCTCCTGGCCTCTCGAAGCGGCATACTTGAGCTTAGAAGCGACCGAGACTGCGGTTGGCGAGGTTCCGCTGATACTCCCCGCCGAAAAGGTTCTTGCAGGGCGTCATCGGGTGTTGTTGCGAGGAGTCGCAGGTTCCGGAAAAACCACGCTCGTGCAGTGGTTGGCGGTCAGTGCCGTTCGTAACGACCTCGATGAGCGGCTCCTGTATCTGCATGGGTTGGTGCCGTTCGTGCTCCCCCTGCGGTCACTGACCCGAGCGGGCGCAAGGCTGCCCGCCCCGGACGAGTTCCTTGCTGCCATAGGATGCCCGATTGCCCATGCCCAGCCCACAGGCTGGTATGACCGTGTTCTCACTGCAGGGCGTGGGTTGATGTTGGTCGACGGAATCGACGAGATGCCTGAGGAGGAACGCGAGGAAGCCCGTAACTGGCTGAAAGATCTCATCGGTTCATACCCCAAGAACCATTGGCTTGTGACGTCTCGTCCCTCGGCCGTACGAGAACACTGGTTAGCAGATGAGGGGTTCTCAGAACTGGATCTTTCGCCCATGAGTCGCGACGACGTCGCCGCGTTCATCAAACGTTGGCATAAAGCGGCTGGAAGTGCAGATGCGTATGGAAAGGAATTGCTCTACGCGATACGCTCCAAGCAAGAACTCGCCCGGCTTGCCACCAACCCGCTGATGTGTGCACTTATTTGTGCCCTGCATCGCGATCGTAGGGGATACCTTCCCGATGGGCGTAAAGAGCTTTACGACGCGGCTCTGTCCATGCTGCTGTCCAGACGAGACCGGGAGCGTGGTGTCTACAAGGTGGGTGACATGCGTATCGGCGAAACCCACCAAGTCCAGTTGATCCAGAAACTGGCCTATTGGTTGATCCGCAACGGCCGTTCAGAGATGGATAAACGCGATGTGCTGGACCTGCTGTCCCAAGCGCTGACGGCGATGCCGCGTGTCGCGGAGCAGGGAACGGTGAACCAGATCTACCAACATCTTCTAGTTCGAAGTGGCCTGCTTATAGAGCCAGTTGAAGGCACAATGCAGTTCATTCACAGAACATTTCAAGACTACCTCGGAGCGAGAGCTGCCGTGGAGAGCCTTGATTTCGACTTCCTGGGCGGCAACGCCCACCTTGACCAGTGGGAAGATGTCATCCGAATGGCTGTGGCTCATGCGCGCCCAGCAGAACGGACCCGATTGCTAACCAGCCTGGTCGAACGTGGCGACTCTTCCGCAGATATTCGTCACCGCCTTCATTTGTTGGCTGCGGCATGCTTGGACGACGCCACAGAGCTTGATCCTTACGTGCGAATCGAAGTTCAACAGCGTGCCGAGATGCTTATTCCTCCCCGTTCCTTCGCTCAGGCTCGCGGGCTCGCAGACGTGGGGCCGGTTGTACTCGAACTACTGCAAGGTCCGGAAGGTCTTACTTTGGACGGAGCCTTCTTCACTGTCCTGGCTGCTGTTCGGGTCGGGACCGATGCGGCTATTTCTGTGTTGACTCGTTTTCGGTCCGCAGATGATTTAAGAGTGCGTACGGAACTGGCTCTAGCGTGGAGTCGATTCGACACGGACCGTTATGCTGAAGAAGTCATCGCCCATCTAAAGGAGGAAGGCTTCTATTTCGTGGTTTCGAGCAGTCGGGAACTTCAGGCTTTGCGTCGATTCGGTGGAAGGCCGCTAGTGAAGGTCGTCTCACCCATCAGTCCGGAAGAGATCAAACGATACTGTGTGGCTGATCGCCTCGTTGGGCTTTGCATCGCGGCCGATCTACGTTGTTCCTGGGACTGGCTCGATAAATTTCCCCGCCTTACACAGCTAACGTTGGAGACTTCCCTGCCTGAAATCGATGTGAGTTCGCTGCGACAGGTATTTTCTCTCCGCACCCTTCAGCTACCAGTCGGCACGAGGGTCGTCGGAGCGGAACGGTTGTCTCCAGGCCTCGAGATCAAAATCGGTGCTGATTGA